The following proteins come from a genomic window of Rissa tridactyla isolate bRisTri1 chromosome 25, bRisTri1.patW.cur.20221130, whole genome shotgun sequence:
- the LOC128901407 gene encoding guanylate-binding protein 1-like, which yields MASEIHMPEPVCLIENTRTKGLVVQQEALQVLSGITQPVVVVAITGLYRTGKSYLMNRLACQRKGFSLGSGVQSHTRGIWMWCVPHPCKPGHTLVLLDTEGLGDVEKGDMKNDMWIFVLTVLLSSTLIYNSKGTIDQQAVDQLHYVMKLTEQVKLKAAPEQSEDELEDSENVAPIFPTFVWTVRDFTLQLEVDGEEISEDEYLENALKLKAGSSPETQRYNQPRECICQFFRDRKCFVFYQPAHRRDLVRLEELQDDEIDCEFRQQVEKFCSHIWEKSPPKTIPCGRTITGTLLGKLAESYVETIRSGAVPCLESAVLALAKTVNAAAVKEAVTLYQDLMERRVKLPTETVQELLDLHTQCEQETLELFQKQAFQEEICSFLADLTCQVEAIKDKFCRDNEQASREKCEAALRDLFQDLDRKITDGAYNVPGGHQLFEGDQQALLEKYGELPGKGVMADAVLQEFLQRREALDKNILNIDLALEKKDKELKDVQRQYERAQQEWDARWKQEAEDKQKLQDKLHSTEEEVARLRKKLEDQPKKRREEHPKTSKRKSKEESGCSNGGFGGSGGPFGPGPGPFGGTGGGFGGSGGPFGPGPGPFGGIGGGFGQEQGYGNSNFYWKYFRQLMIFLACVITLVFRWKKP from the exons ATGGCATCTGAAATCCACATGCCGGAGCCCGTGTGCCTCATTGAGAACACGCGGACGAAGGGGCTGGTGGTCCAGCAGGAGGCCCTGCAGGTGCTGTCAGGGATCACCCAgcccgtggtggtggtggccatcaCAGGGCTGTACCGCACTGGCAAGTCCTACCTCATGAACAGGCTGGCTTGTCAGAGGAAAG GTTTCTCCTTGGGCAGTGGTGTGCAGTCCCACACCAGAGGTATCTGGATGTGGTGTGTACCTCACCCGTGCAAGCCTGGACACACTCTGGTGCTGCTGGACACGGAAGGGCTGGGCGATGTGGAGAAG GGTGACATGAAGAACGACATGTGGATCTTTGTGCTGAccgtgctgctctccagcaccCTGATCTACAACAGCAAAGGCACCATTGACCAGCAAGCCGTGGACCAGCTGCA CTATGTGATGAAGCTGACTGAGCAGGTCAAGTTGAAAGCAGCACCCGAGCAGAGCGAAGATGAACTGGAGGATTCAGAAAACGTTGCCCCCATCTTCCCGACTTTTGTGTGGACGGTCCGGGACTTCACACTGCAGCTGGAGGTGGATGGGGAGGAAATCTCTGAGGACGAATACTTGGAGAATGCACTCAAGTTAAAGGCTG GTAGCAGCCCAGAGACCCAACGCTACAACCAGCCCCGGGAATGCATCTGCCAGTTCTTTCGGGATCgcaaatgctttgttttttaccAGCCGGCCCACAGGAGGGACCTGGTTCGCTTGGAGGAGCTTCAGGACGATGAGATCGATTGTGAATTCCGGCAGCAGGTGGAGAAATTCTGCAGCCACATCTGGGAAAAGTCTCCGCCTAAGACCATCCCTTGCGGCCGCACCATAACAGGGACCC tgctggggaaACTGGCAGAGAGCTACGTGGAGACCATCCGGAGCGGGGCAGTGCCGTGCCTGGAGAGCGCGGTGCTCGCCCTGGCAAAGACTGTAAATGCAGCGGCAGTGAAAGAGGCTGTGACATTGTACCAGGACCTGATGGAGCGGCGGGTGAAGCTGCCGACGGAGACGGTTCAGGAGCTACTGGATCTGCACACCCAGTGCGAGCAGGAGACGCTGGAGCTGTTCCAGAAACAGGCGTTCCAGGAGGAGATCTGCTCTTTCCTGGCAGATCTTACA TGCCAGGTGGAGGCAATCAAGGACAAGTTCTGCAGGGACAACGAGCAGGCGTCCCGTGAGAAGTGCGAGGCCGCGCTCAGGGACCTCTTCCAGGACTTGGACAGAAAAATCACCGATGGTGCCTACAATGTGCCGGGGGGTCACCAGCTGTTCGAAGGAGACCAGCAGGCGCTGTTGGAGAAATATGGGGAACTGCCTGGCAAGGGGGTGATG GCTGATGCCGTCCTGCAGGAGTTCCTCCAACGCAGAGAGGCTCTGGACAAGAACATCCTCAACATAGACCTCGCCCTGGAAAAGAAGGACAAGGAGCTGAAAG ATGTGCAACGGCAGTATGAGAGAGCTCAGCAGGAGTGGGATGCCCGGTGGAAGCAGGAGGCTGAAGacaagcagaagctgcaggacaagTTGCACAGCACCGAAGAAGAGGTGGCTCGTCTGAGAAAGAAGCTGGAGGATCAGCCTAAGAAGCGGCGGGAGGAGCACCCGAAGACCAGCAAACGTAAATCGAAG GAAGAGAGCGGCTGTTCCAATGGTGGCTTCGGTGGGAGTGGTGGCCCCTTTGGACCGGGTCCGGGACCCTTTGGTGGTACAGGCGGTGGCTTCGGTGGGAGTGGTGGCCCCTTTGGACCGGGTCCGGGACCCTTTGGTGGTATAGGCGGCGGCTTTGGACAGGAGCAGGGATATGGCAATAGTAACTTCTACTGGAAGTACTTTAGGCAACTAATGATATTTTTGGCTTGTGTGATAACTCTCGTATTCCGCTGGAAGAAACcatga